A window of the Equus przewalskii isolate Varuska chromosome 10, EquPr2, whole genome shotgun sequence genome harbors these coding sequences:
- the C10H17orf114 gene encoding uncharacterized protein C17orf114 homolog — protein MGLKGAWCFPWCGCRRQRGTERGAGLAPAAPPDPDPSPAIVPMVAEGGIPTPGSGAYFSRKARLSFRHQLHDMASANDSTI, from the exons ATGGGTCTCAAGGGGGCATGGTGTTTCCCATGGTGTGGGTGCCGGAGACAGCGGGGGACTGAAAGAGGAGCAG GCCTAGCTCCAGCTGCCCCTCCAGATCCAGATCCCAGTCCAGCTATAGTCCCCATGGTGGCTGAGGGGGGCATACCCACCCCAGGGTCTGGTGCCTACTTCAGCAGGAAAGCCCGACTCTCCTTCCGCCACCAGTTGCATGACATGGCATCGGCCAATGACTCCACCATTTGA
- the GLTPD2 gene encoding glycolipid transfer protein domain-containing protein 2: MLGRMMRPFRASLNPEGDVELSQYLAGWRELVKFLTPLRSIFAFATSEAFIKVTALEARVHGPDAAHYTSLAAMVTWERRAGLLEPPGIAPRDLTKSSGSRTMLLLHRALRWSQLCLHRVATGTLGGPDAGVQCSDAYDTALAPYHPWVIRQAARLAFLAFPGRGRLLELACPGTREAEARAALARAAGTLEDVYNRTQGLLAERGLLQLA; encoded by the exons ATGCTGGGCCGCATGATGAGGCCGTTCCGCGCCAGTCTGAACCCCGAAGGGGATGTGGAATTGTCGCAGTACCTGGCAGGATGGAGGGAGCTAGTCAA GTTCCTAACTCCGCTCCGCTCCATCTTCGCCTTCGCCACAAGCGAGGCCTTCATCAAAGTGACAGCCCTGGAGGCTCGCGTGCACGGGCCAGATGCCGCGCACTATACGTCGCTGGCAGCCATGGTGACCTGGGAGCGGCGGGCGGGACTTTTGGAGCCGCCCGGGATCGCCCCTCGAGACCTGACCAAGTCCTCAGGCTCGCGAACGATGCTTTTGCTGCACCGTGCGCTACggtggtcccagctctgcctccaccGGGTGGCGACCGGGACGCTCGGAGGCCCGGATGCCGGTGTGCAGTGCAGCGACGCCTACGACACAGCTTTGGCCCCGTACCACCCTTGGGTCATCCGTCAGGCCGCCCGACTCGCATTCCTCGCCTTCCCAGGTCGCGGCCGCTTGCTGGAGTTGGCCTGTCCGGGAACTAGAGAGGCGGAGGCACGGGCCGCGCTGGCCCGGGCCGCGGGCACCCTGGAAGATGTTTACAACCGCACCCAGGGCTTGTTGGCCGAACGCGGCCTGCTCCAGCTGGCCTGA
- the VMO1 gene encoding vitelline membrane outer layer protein 1 homolog gives MERVAGAKLLLLLLSATCWGRARADGLRGYKSVIEVTNGGPWGHWAWPEMCPDGFFASGFSLKVEPQQGIPGDDTALNGIRLHCARGNAELNTHVVESESGRWGAWSGPLWCPGGGFLVAFSLRVEAPMTPGDNTAANNVRFRCSDGTVLEGPGLAWGDYGDWSDPCPKGVCGLQTKVERPRGLRDDTAVNDARFFCCQS, from the exons ATGGAGCGGGTCGCGGGAgccaagctgctgctgctgctgctgtcggCGACTTGCTGGGGACGTGCACGAGCAGATGGGCTGAGAGGCTACAAGTCGGTCATCGAGGTGACCAACGGAGGCCCCTGGGGCCACTGGGCCTGGCCCGAGATGTGTCCTGACGGATTCTTCGCCAGCGGGTTCTCGCTCAAG GTGGAGCCCCAGCAAGGCATTCCTGGCGACGACACAGCTCTAAACGGGATCCGGCTGCACTGCGCGCGCGGAAATGCGGAGCTCAACACGCATGTGGTGGAGTCCGAGTCTGGAAG GTGGGGCGCGTGGAGTGGGCCGCTGTGGTGTCCCGGCGGCGGCTTCCTGGTGGCTTTCTCGCTTCGCGTGGAGGCACCCATGACCCCCGGGGACAACACGGCTGCGAACAACGTGCGCTTCCGCTGCTCCGACGGCACGGTGCTggaggggcctggcctggcctggggagaCTACGGAGACTGGAGTGACCCATGCCCCAAAGGCGTGTGCGGCTTGCAGACCAAGGTCGAGCGGCCTAGAGGCCTCCGCGATGACACCGCGGTTAACGACGCGCGCTTCTTCTGCTGCCAAAGTTGA
- the PSMB6 gene encoding proteasome subunit beta type-6 isoform X1: MAATSVAARLPGPAPAWGPEAITPDWENREVSTGTTIMAVQFDGGVVLGADSRTTTGSYIANRVTDKLTPIHDRIFCCRSGSAADTQAVADAVTYQLGFHSIELNEPPLVHTAASLFKEMCYRYREDLMAGIIIAGWDPQEGGQVYSVPMGGMMVRQSFAIGGSGSSYIYGYVDATYREGMTKEECLQFTANALALAMERDGSSGGVIRLAAIAESGVERQVLLGDQIPKFTIATLPPP; encoded by the exons ATGGCGGCCACCTCAGTTGCTGCTCGATTACCGGGGCCAGCACCGGCCTGGGGACCCGAGGCCATTACCCCCGACTGGGAAAACCGAGAAGTCTCCACAGGG ACCACTATCATGGCCGTGCAGTTTGACGGGGGCGTGGTTCTGGGGGCGGACTCCAGAACAACCACTGG GTCCTACATCGCCAATCGAGTTACTGACAAGCTGACCCCTATTCACGACCGTATTTTCTGCTGCCGCTCAGGCTCAGCAGCTGATACCCAGGCAGTAGCAGATGCTGTCACTTATCAGCTTGGTTTCCACAG CATTGAGCTGAATGAGCCTCCGCTGGTGCACACGGCAGCCAGCCTCTTTAAGGAGATGTGCTACAGATACCGGGAAGACCTGATGGCAGGAATCATCATTGCCGGCTGGGACCCCCAAGAAGGAGGGCAG GTGTACTCAGTGCCCATGGGGGGTATGATGGTAAGGCAGTCCTTTGCCATTGGGGGCTCTGGGAGCTCCTATATCTATGGCTATGTGGATGCCACCTACCGGGAAGGCATGACCAAGGAAGAATGTCTGCAGTTCACTGCCAATG CTCTCGCTTTGGCCATGGAGCGGGATGGCTCCAGTGGAGGGGTGATCCGCTTGGCAGCCATTGCAGAATCAGGGGTAGAGCGGCAGGTACTTTTGGGAGACCAGATCCCCAAATTCACCATTGCCACTTTACCACCTCCTTGA
- the TM4SF5 gene encoding transmembrane 4 L6 family member 5, with translation MCTGKCARFLGLTLIPLSLVCIVANALLLVPNGETAWTNHLSLQVWLMAGFIGGGLMVLCPGIAAVRAGGKGCCGAGCCGNRCRMLRSVFCSAFGVLGAIYCLSVSGTGLRSGPYCLVNGTWDYHFEETLGSYLLNRTQWDLCEKPPGVVYWNVTLFSLLVAASCLEIVLCGVQLVNAAIGVFCGDCRKEDAPH, from the exons ATGTGTACGGGAAAGTGCGCCCGCTTCTTGGGGCTCACCCTCATCCCCCTTTCCCTGGTCTGCATCGTGGCCAACGCCCTCCTGCTGGTGCCTAACGGGGAGACTGCCTGGACCAACCACCTCAGCTTGCAAGTCTGGCTCATGGCTGGCTTCATCGGTGGGGGCCTGATG GTACTGTGTCCAGGAATCGCAGCCGTTCGGGCAGGAGGCAAGGGCTGCTGTGGGGCAGGCTGCTGTGGAAACCGCTGCAGG ATGCTGCGCTCGGTCTTCTGCTCGGCGTTCGGGGTGCTAGGTGCCATCTACTGCCTTTCGGTATCGGGAACTGGGCTCCGAAGTGGACCCTACTGCTTAGTGAACGGCACGTGGGACTACCACTTCGAAGAGACCTT AGGCTCCTACCTGCTCAACCGCACCCAGTGGGATTTGTGCGAGAAGCCGCCTGGTGTGGTCTACTGGAATGTGACGCTCTTCTCGCTGCTGGTGGCTGCCTCGTGCCTGGAGATCGTGCTGTGTGGGGTGCAGCTGGTGAACGCGGCCATTGGTGTCTTCTGTGGCGATTGCAGGAAGGAG GACGCCCCTCACTGA
- the PSMB6 gene encoding proteasome subunit beta type-6 isoform X2, giving the protein MAATSVAARLPGPAPAWGPEAITPDWENREVSTGTTIMAVQFDGGVVLGADSRTTTGSYIANRVTDKLTPIHDRIFCCRSGSAADTQAVADAVTYQLGFHSIELNEPPLVHTAASLFKEMCYRYREDLMAGIIIAGWDPQEGGQVYSVPMGGMMVRQSFAIGGSGSSYIYGYVDATYREGMTKEECLQFTANALFFYPQLSLWPWSGMAPVEG; this is encoded by the exons ATGGCGGCCACCTCAGTTGCTGCTCGATTACCGGGGCCAGCACCGGCCTGGGGACCCGAGGCCATTACCCCCGACTGGGAAAACCGAGAAGTCTCCACAGGG ACCACTATCATGGCCGTGCAGTTTGACGGGGGCGTGGTTCTGGGGGCGGACTCCAGAACAACCACTGG GTCCTACATCGCCAATCGAGTTACTGACAAGCTGACCCCTATTCACGACCGTATTTTCTGCTGCCGCTCAGGCTCAGCAGCTGATACCCAGGCAGTAGCAGATGCTGTCACTTATCAGCTTGGTTTCCACAG CATTGAGCTGAATGAGCCTCCGCTGGTGCACACGGCAGCCAGCCTCTTTAAGGAGATGTGCTACAGATACCGGGAAGACCTGATGGCAGGAATCATCATTGCCGGCTGGGACCCCCAAGAAGGAGGGCAG GTGTACTCAGTGCCCATGGGGGGTATGATGGTAAGGCAGTCCTTTGCCATTGGGGGCTCTGGGAGCTCCTATATCTATGGCTATGTGGATGCCACCTACCGGGAAGGCATGACCAAGGAAGAATGTCTGCAGTTCACTGCCAATG CTCTTTTCTTTTATCCACAGCTCTCGCTTTGGCCATGGAGCGGGATGGCTCCAGTGGAGGGGTGA